One Fusobacterium russii ATCC 25533 genomic region harbors:
- a CDS encoding iron transporter, producing the protein MKNLKFLATAFVVAGLSFGLVACGEKKEEAKPATEQPVAQETTTETKEAGKPAEAPGESGFVEIPIDETIVGPYQVAAVYFQGVDMIPEGKQPTAAESDMHLEADIHLTPEAAVAYGFGDGDSIWPAYLTVNYKVLSEDKSKEITSGSFMPMNADDGAHYGINIKKGLIPVGKYVLQLEIKAPTDYLLHVDSETGVPAARENGVAAAEEFFKTQSVEFDWVYTGEQLQNK; encoded by the coding sequence TGGCAACAGCCTTTGTTGTTGCTGGACTTTCTTTTGGGCTTGTAGCTTGCGGTGAGAAAAAAGAAGAAGCAAAACCAGCAACAGAACAACCAGTTGCTCAAGAAACAACTACAGAAACTAAAGAAGCAGGAAAACCTGCTGAAGCTCCTGGAGAATCAGGATTTGTTGAAATTCCTATTGATGAAACAATTGTTGGGCCTTATCAAGTAGCTGCTGTTTATTTCCAAGGTGTAGATATGATACCTGAAGGAAAACAACCTACTGCGGCAGAATCTGATATGCATTTAGAAGCTGATATTCATTTAACACCGGAAGCAGCTGTTGCTTATGGATTTGGAGATGGTGATAGCATTTGGCCGGCTTATCTGACAGTAAACTATAAAGTTCTTTCAGAAGATAAATCAAAAGAAATTACCTCTGGTTCATTTATGCCTATGAATGCTGATGACGGAGCTCACTATGGTATAAATATTAAGAAAGGGCTTATTCCTGTTGGCAAATATGTACTTCAATTAGAAATAAAAGCTCCTACAGATTATTTATTGCATGTGGACTCTGAAACAGGAGTACCTGCGGCAAGAGAAAATGGTGTTGCAGCGGCAGAAGAATTCTTCAAGACACAATCTGTAGAATTTGATTGGGTTTACACAGGTGAACAACTACAAAATAAATAA
- a CDS encoding murein L,D-transpeptidase catalytic domain family protein, translated as MKINKNYCFIFIFFIFFNISALSNSFSNLDPLSSIYNNMNLNSKLSYSAFKNAVNGLKQITSKKNNNILTIVDFTKPSTEERMYVIDLDKNEVLLSTHVSHGKGTGDLYAKKFSNRDGSYQSSPGFFLTGNIYNGKNGASLELFGLEKGINDNARKRNIVIHGADYANPSFIKGNGRLGRSKGCLAVPFSVNQNLINTIKNGTVFYVHIKDFDNREVKLNIN; from the coding sequence ATGAAAATTAATAAAAATTACTGTTTTATCTTTATTTTTTTTATATTTTTTAATATATCTGCTTTATCTAACAGTTTTTCAAATTTAGATCCTCTCTCTTCAATTTATAATAATATGAATCTAAACAGTAAATTAAGTTACTCAGCTTTTAAAAATGCTGTGAATGGCTTAAAACAAATTACAAGCAAAAAGAATAATAACATTCTTACTATAGTTGATTTTACAAAACCATCTACTGAGGAAAGAATGTATGTAATTGATTTAGATAAAAATGAAGTTCTCTTATCAACACATGTCAGTCATGGTAAGGGGACAGGCGATTTATATGCTAAAAAATTTTCTAATAGAGATGGCTCTTATCAAAGTTCACCAGGTTTCTTCTTAACAGGAAATATTTACAATGGTAAAAATGGTGCTTCCCTTGAACTCTTTGGTTTGGAAAAAGGAATTAATGATAATGCCAGAAAAAGAAATATTGTTATCCATGGTGCTGATTATGCTAATCCAAGTTTTATAAAAGGGAATGGAAGACTAGGTAGAAGTAAAGGTTGTCTTGCTGTACCTTTTTCAGTTAATCAAAATCTTATAAATACTATTAAAAATGGAACAGTTTTCTATGTACACATAAAAGATTTCGACAACAGAGAAGTAAAATTAAATATAAATTAA
- a CDS encoding PTS sugar transporter subunit IIA translates to MGLFDFLKQKKVEITIYSPVNGKVILLSEVPDEAFAQRMVGDGCAIEPEEGHICSPINGTLMNVFPTNHAVIFESSEGLEIIVHFGIDTVKLEGEGFKKLREPGAIKVGEKIVEYDLSKVITAVPSVKTPIVINNMEKVQSIEVLNLNKCVKIGDPIMKVILK, encoded by the coding sequence ATGGGCTTATTTGATTTTTTAAAACAGAAGAAAGTGGAAATTACTATTTATTCTCCAGTTAATGGAAAAGTCATTCTTTTATCAGAAGTTCCCGATGAAGCATTCGCACAAAGAATGGTTGGAGATGGATGTGCTATTGAACCGGAAGAAGGGCATATTTGTTCACCAATTAATGGTACTCTTATGAATGTATTTCCAACTAACCATGCTGTAATATTTGAGAGTTCTGAAGGGTTGGAGATTATAGTTCATTTTGGTATTGATACTGTTAAATTAGAAGGTGAAGGGTTTAAAAAATTAAGAGAGCCTGGGGCTATAAAGGTTGGCGAAAAAATTGTTGAATATGACTTATCAAAAGTAATTACTGCTGTTCCTTCTGTAAAAACTCCAATTGTCATTAACAATATGGAAAAAGTTCAAAGTATTGAAGTTTTAAATTTGAATAAATGTGTAAAAATAGGCGATCCTATTATGAAAGTTATTTTGAAATAA
- a CDS encoding META domain-containing protein, with product MKKVAMTVLTATVLLSCTGIEMPKSKRDIIKQEFTMFNKNSLVDKEFIVETEAYKNKKITIGFSKDRVYGFGGVNRYFGLYKVVNNRLIIENLGVTAMGGKKEDQIAELAFLTALENNKEIRLEGPYLILISNEDFNFKFKDINYKEEITEVKKK from the coding sequence ATGAAAAAAGTAGCAATGACTGTTCTTACTGCAACTGTTTTATTGTCATGTACAGGTATAGAAATGCCTAAGTCAAAAAGAGATATAATTAAACAGGAGTTTACTATGTTTAATAAAAATAGCCTTGTTGATAAGGAATTTATTGTAGAAACTGAAGCATATAAGAATAAGAAAATTACTATCGGTTTTTCTAAAGATAGAGTTTATGGCTTTGGAGGAGTAAATAGATATTTTGGTCTTTATAAAGTTGTAAATAACAGACTGATTATTGAAAATCTTGGTGTTACTGCAATGGGTGGAAAAAAAGAAGATCAAATTGCCGAACTTGCTTTTTTAACTGCTCTTGAAAACAATAAAGAAATAAGACTGGAAGGACCTTATTTAATTTTAATTTCTAATGAAGATTTTAATTTTAAATTTAAAGATATAAATTATAAAGAGGAAATTACCGAGGTTAAAAAGAAGTAG
- a CDS encoding DNA polymerase III subunit delta encodes MLYFCYGISPFLELENERIMKKINEEYKGINTKFFDCSLKEEEEFFISLQTNSIFSQKEFLILKRAEILKNSGITKIIKSIKEYNLSEKIILISYKLPMLYDKVVAEYELTKKNIETIKELGDFLDCTNTKERDKIYNYIKENLKITDKDCKQLADSLGNDYYTIKNEVDKIAVFLDGDIYSFEKIKKLISIDKEYSLKDLIENFFKTRKPLEILEYISKNKDSYMGLLYIMADELIIFLKLASLIKNGKISKDINYNVFKGLYENFSELFIGKNYRPQHPYTIFLRLNLFNIENEKFYIEKLKELLELEYKMKSGEGDIELDFSLYLMNFFNVERNKNL; translated from the coding sequence ATGCTTTACTTTTGTTATGGGATATCGCCATTTTTAGAGCTTGAAAATGAAAGGATAATGAAGAAAATTAATGAAGAATATAAAGGAATAAATACTAAATTTTTTGATTGTAGTTTAAAAGAAGAAGAAGAATTTTTTATCTCACTTCAAACAAATTCAATTTTTAGTCAAAAAGAATTTTTAATTTTAAAAAGAGCAGAAATTTTAAAAAATTCAGGAATTACTAAAATAATTAAATCTATAAAGGAATATAATCTGTCAGAAAAAATTATTCTTATAAGCTATAAGCTTCCAATGCTTTATGATAAAGTGGTAGCAGAGTATGAGCTTACGAAAAAAAATATAGAAACTATCAAAGAATTAGGAGATTTTTTAGACTGTACCAACACAAAGGAAAGGGATAAAATTTATAATTATATAAAAGAAAATTTAAAAATTACAGATAAAGATTGTAAGCAATTAGCTGATTCTTTAGGAAATGATTATTATACTATAAAAAATGAAGTGGACAAAATAGCAGTTTTTTTAGATGGTGATATATATTCCTTTGAAAAAATAAAAAAATTAATTTCTATTGACAAAGAATACTCTTTAAAAGATTTAATAGAGAATTTTTTTAAAACAAGAAAGCCTTTAGAAATTTTGGAATACATAAGTAAAAATAAGGATTCGTACATGGGACTTCTTTATATTATGGCAGATGAGCTTATTATTTTTTTAAAACTTGCATCTTTAATAAAAAATGGGAAAATTAGTAAAGATATAAATTATAATGTTTTTAAAGGGCTTTACGAAAACTTTTCAGAACTATTTATAGGAAAAAATTATCGCCCTCAACATCCTTATACAATTTTTTTAAGGTTAAATTTATTTAATATAGAAAATGAAAAATTTTATATAGAAAAATTGAAAGAGCTGCTGGAGTTGGAATATAAGATGAAAAGTGGAGAAGGAGATATAGAACTTGATTTTTCATTATATCTGATGAATTTTTTTAATGTGGAAAGAAATAAAAATTTATAA
- a CDS encoding NUDIX hydrolase: protein MKFKRLSRKEVFKNDIISVFEEELFLPNSETVTWTFTGKREAVAIISNIEDKVILVKQYRPAIEKELIEIPAGIVEIGEDIELAAKREFEEETGYRAKNIEKICSYYGSAGINAGQYHLFYAYNLTKTEQHLDLNEFIEVLEIPLKDINIFEMEDAKTIIALNFLKNKLKI from the coding sequence ATGAAATTCAAACGTCTATCCAGAAAAGAAGTTTTTAAAAATGATATAATTTCTGTCTTTGAAGAGGAATTATTTCTCCCAAATAGTGAAACAGTAACTTGGACATTTACCGGAAAGAGAGAAGCTGTCGCAATTATTTCAAATATTGAGGATAAGGTTATATTGGTTAAACAATATAGACCTGCCATTGAGAAAGAATTAATAGAAATTCCTGCCGGGATAGTTGAAATAGGTGAAGATATTGAATTAGCTGCAAAAAGAGAATTTGAAGAAGAAACAGGTTACAGAGCAAAAAACATAGAAAAAATTTGTTCTTATTATGGTTCAGCCGGAATAAACGCCGGGCAGTATCATTTATTTTATGCCTATAACTTAACAAAAACTGAGCAACATTTAGATTTAAATGAGTTTATTGAAGTTTTGGAAATACCTTTAAAAGATATAAATATTTTTGAGATGGAAGACGCTAAAACTATAATTGCTTTGAATTTTTTAAAAAATAAATTGAAAATATAG
- a CDS encoding XRE family transcriptional regulator, whose amino-acid sequence MSFGKLLKEIRLKNKDSLRSLAEKMELHFTFIDKIEKETAPISKTFIEKIILVYPEEKAKLTKEYLKEILPQTLQNEEPVKVMNNQNILNLPVYGKVSAGRGYINFEAPSYFMPVTKGNFSKNSFFVEITGNSMNPTLEDGEFALVDPENTEYIKNKIYVVTYNDEAYIKRLEFKEKLKVISLKSDNPEYDDIDISEDMQEYFKINGRVVEVISKKKI is encoded by the coding sequence ATGAGTTTTGGAAAATTATTAAAAGAAATTAGATTAAAAAATAAAGATAGCTTAAGGAGTTTAGCAGAAAAAATGGAGCTGCATTTCACATTCATAGATAAGATTGAAAAGGAAACTGCCCCAATTTCTAAAACTTTCATTGAAAAAATTATATTGGTCTACCCTGAAGAAAAGGCAAAATTAACCAAAGAATATCTAAAAGAAATTTTACCCCAAACTTTACAAAATGAAGAACCTGTAAAGGTTATGAATAATCAAAATATTTTGAACTTACCTGTCTATGGAAAGGTAAGTGCCGGGAGAGGTTATATAAACTTTGAAGCTCCATCTTATTTTATGCCGGTTACAAAAGGTAATTTTTCAAAAAACAGTTTTTTTGTTGAAATCACAGGAAATAGTATGAATCCCACTTTAGAGGATGGTGAGTTTGCACTTGTTGACCCTGAAAATACTGAATATATAAAAAATAAAATTTATGTTGTCACTTATAATGATGAGGCTTATATTAAAAGATTGGAATTCAAAGAAAAATTAAAAGTCATAAGTCTAAAAAGTGATAACCCCGAATATGATGATATTGATATTTCAGAAGATATGCAAGAATATTTTAAAATAAATGGTAGAGTAGTGGAGGTAATTTCAAAGAAGAAAATTTAA
- a CDS encoding lysophospholipid acyltransferase family protein: MYFIQYIICRFFIFILLLFPEKLRFKFGNLLGALAYKFIKKRRDTAYYNLKLAFPEKSDIELEKIAKKSFKIMIKAFLCTLWFNDYLKNPKNLKIQNPEQLKKIYSKDKGLIVATMHFGNMEASIKAADEFDVVTVAKMQRNPYINKYMMKNRNKYSKMEVIEKDKNTSRKLIKKIEEKKIFALFSDHRDKGAIVNFFGKEAKAPTGAVSMALKFNIPLVLVYNTLNEDNSTTVYVGEEIILKKTDSFKDSVQKGTQTLINEIEKVIRKHPEQWMWFHDRWNIYSALKREKQRLQT, from the coding sequence ATGTACTTTATACAATATATCATTTGTAGATTTTTTATTTTTATTTTACTTTTATTTCCTGAAAAACTAAGATTTAAATTTGGAAATTTATTAGGGGCTTTAGCATATAAATTTATAAAAAAAAGAAGGGATACTGCATACTATAATTTAAAATTAGCTTTTCCTGAGAAAAGCGATATTGAATTGGAGAAAATTGCAAAAAAATCTTTTAAAATTATGATTAAAGCTTTTTTATGTACTCTTTGGTTCAATGATTACTTAAAAAATCCTAAAAATCTAAAAATTCAAAATCCTGAGCAATTAAAAAAAATATATTCTAAAGATAAGGGGCTTATAGTTGCTACTATGCATTTTGGTAATATGGAGGCTTCCATTAAAGCAGCCGATGAATTTGATGTTGTAACTGTGGCTAAAATGCAAAGAAACCCTTATATCAATAAATATATGATGAAGAATAGAAATAAATACAGTAAAATGGAAGTTATTGAAAAAGATAAGAATACAAGTAGAAAATTAATAAAAAAAATTGAAGAAAAAAAAATTTTTGCACTTTTTTCTGATCATAGAGATAAAGGAGCTATTGTTAATTTTTTTGGTAAGGAGGCTAAAGCACCTACAGGTGCTGTGTCTATGGCATTAAAATTTAATATTCCCCTAGTTCTGGTTTATAATACACTTAATGAAGATAATAGCACAACAGTTTATGTGGGAGAAGAAATTATCTTAAAGAAGACTGATAGTTTTAAAGACTCCGTGCAAAAGGGAACTCAGACCTTAATTAATGAAATTGAAAAGGTTATAAGGAAACATCCTGAACAATGGATGTGGTTTCATGATAGATGGAATATTTATAGTGCTTTAAAAAGAGAAAAGCAGCGGTTGCAAACATAA
- a CDS encoding 5'-methylthioadenosine/adenosylhomocysteine nucleosidase translates to MKIGIIGAMHEEIVELKELMIDMKERKISNLTFFEGKLYGKDIVLMESGIGKVNAAISTTLLINEYKVEKIIFTGVAGAVNPEINVTDIVIGTDLVESDMDVTAGGNYKLGEIPRMKNSYFKPDSYLFELAESVAIKLFGEKKVFSGRIISRDEFVASAEKVKKLNEIFNAACVEMEGAAVAHVCEVLNVPFIVIRSISDKADNDAGISFDEFVKIAAQNSKLIVEGILNSMK, encoded by the coding sequence ATGAAGATTGGCATTATAGGAGCAATGCATGAAGAAATAGTTGAATTGAAAGAATTAATGATAGATATGAAAGAAAGGAAAATAAGTAATCTTACTTTTTTTGAAGGAAAACTGTATGGAAAAGATATAGTCTTGATGGAGAGTGGAATTGGAAAAGTAAATGCAGCTATATCTACTACCTTACTTATCAATGAATATAAAGTTGAAAAGATAATTTTTACGGGAGTTGCAGGAGCTGTAAATCCTGAAATAAATGTTACTGACATCGTTATTGGAACTGATTTGGTCGAATCTGATATGGATGTTACAGCTGGCGGTAATTATAAGTTAGGTGAGATACCTAGAATGAAAAATTCATATTTCAAGCCGGATTCGTATCTGTTTGAACTAGCTGAATCAGTTGCAATAAAATTATTTGGAGAGAAAAAAGTATTTTCCGGGAGAATAATAAGTAGAGATGAATTTGTAGCTTCAGCAGAAAAAGTAAAAAAATTAAATGAAATATTTAATGCTGCCTGTGTTGAGATGGAAGGAGCAGCAGTAGCTCATGTATGTGAAGTTTTAAATGTTCCTTTTATAGTTATAAGGTCAATTTCAGATAAGGCGGATAATGATGCCGGAATTAGCTTTGATGAGTTTGTAAAAATAGCAGCCCAAAATTCTAAATTAATTGTTGAGGGCATTTTAAATTCAATGAAATAG
- a CDS encoding bifunctional folylpolyglutamate synthase/dihydrofolate synthase, with product MNIDNLLEELYSYSMFSIRLGLDNIKEICKHLGNPQDSYKVIHVTGTNGKGSTSTTIEKVLIEAGYNVGKYTSPHILEFNERIAFNDKYIENKDVAYYYQKVKKIIEEHKIPATFFELTTAMMFAYFKDKKADYVVLEAGMGGRYDATNICNSILTIITNVGLDHTEYLGDTIYKVAKEKAGIIKSSPYTIFADNNPDVEKAISEETSSYVNVLKKYKNAKYELDFKSFMTNIDIDGKKFEYSLFGDYQFKNFLCAYEALKYLKIDEEILVKAFKKVIWQCRFEVYSKNPLVIFDGAHNEDGVNELCKIVSKNFNREEVSIVVSILKDKEKKLMFKKLNEISSEIIITSIPDNPRGCTAKELYEELDDEIKKDFEPIEHPIEAYKKAIQKNKKITICCGSFYILIKLKEGLNEKK from the coding sequence ATGAATATAGATAATTTGCTTGAAGAATTATATTCTTATTCAATGTTTAGTATAAGATTGGGACTTGATAATATAAAGGAAATATGTAAGCATTTAGGAAATCCGCAAGATAGTTATAAAGTTATTCATGTTACAGGAACTAATGGGAAAGGTTCTACTTCCACAACTATTGAAAAAGTTTTAATAGAGGCGGGATATAATGTAGGAAAGTACACTTCACCACATATTTTAGAATTTAATGAAAGAATAGCATTTAATGATAAATATATTGAAAATAAAGATGTGGCATATTATTATCAGAAAGTCAAAAAAATAATAGAGGAACATAAAATTCCGGCTACTTTTTTTGAGCTAACAACAGCTATGATGTTTGCTTATTTTAAAGATAAAAAAGCTGATTATGTGGTTTTAGAAGCCGGAATGGGAGGAAGATATGATGCTACAAATATATGTAATTCTATCTTGACTATTATAACTAATGTCGGTCTGGACCATACAGAATATCTCGGAGATACTATTTATAAGGTTGCTAAAGAAAAGGCAGGTATAATAAAATCATCTCCTTACACAATTTTTGCTGATAATAATCCTGATGTAGAAAAGGCAATTTCAGAAGAAACTTCATCTTATGTAAATGTTTTGAAAAAATATAAAAATGCTAAGTATGAGCTGGATTTTAAAAGTTTTATGACCAATATAGACATAGATGGAAAAAAATTTGAATATTCACTTTTTGGAGATTATCAATTCAAAAATTTTCTTTGTGCCTATGAGGCTTTAAAATATTTGAAAATAGATGAAGAAATTTTGGTTAAAGCCTTTAAAAAAGTAATATGGCAATGTAGATTTGAAGTCTATTCAAAAAATCCACTTGTAATTTTTGATGGTGCTCATAATGAAGATGGAGTAAATGAGTTATGTAAAATAGTATCTAAAAATTTTAATAGAGAAGAAGTTAGTATAGTTGTTTCAATATTAAAAGACAAAGAAAAAAAATTGATGTTTAAAAAACTAAATGAAATATCTTCTGAGATAATAATAACATCAATTCCGGATAATCCAAGAGGTTGTACAGCAAAAGAACTCTATGAAGAGCTAGATGATGAAATAAAAAAGGATTTTGAGCCTATAGAGCATCCTATAGAGGCATATAAAAAAGCAATTCAAAAAAATAAAAAAATAACTATATGTTGTGGCTCTTTTTATATATTGATAAAATTAAAAGAGGGGTTAAATGAAAAAAAATAA
- the hprK gene encoding HPr(Ser) kinase/phosphatase, with translation MHTFTTVREIVEKLDLVVINEGDLDIKLDIPNLYQIGYELVGFLERDSDELNRYINICGLKEVKYIETFDSTRREKIISEYMSLGFPALIFSKDATIAEEFLVYAKKYNKNILKSKEKASVTIRKLKFFLSKTLSVEEVYADYSLFEIHGVGVLITGDLDTRKDIMVELVEHGHRMITDKNVVIRKTGERELLGFNQKKRDRSDHFLLEDIRGNYIDVTNHFGVKATRKEKLINILVVLEKWDEKKFYDRLGIDEEYEYFVGEKIRKITLPVRKGRNLAVIIETAALNYRLRRMGLNTPLYFLKKSQELIKDRKEGKIMTGEKKLPIDKIINEFDLELIYGEEKVENTFVKSTNVYRPSLSLIGFFDLISEAKEIGIQVFSPVEFKFLESLSEEEKRCNLKKYLSYGFPAIVLTSDFTPPEYFMQAVKESGHILAVAPYKKASQIIANFNNYLDSYFSETISIHGVLVELFGFGVLLTGRSGIGKSETALELIHRGHRLISDDIVRFYKDTQGDIIGKSADIPFFMEIRGLGIIDIKTLYGLSAVRITKRLDLIIELKGIENTDYMSTPTENTTIEEILGTPIKKKILEVSSGRNAAAMVEVIVMDHMSKVLGQK, from the coding sequence ATGCACACATTTACCACGGTTAGAGAGATAGTAGAGAAATTGGATTTAGTAGTTATAAATGAAGGAGATTTAGACATAAAGTTAGATATTCCCAATTTATACCAAATTGGATATGAATTGGTTGGATTTTTAGAAAGAGATAGTGATGAACTGAATAGATATATAAATATATGTGGTTTAAAAGAAGTTAAATATATAGAAACTTTCGATTCAACAAGAAGAGAAAAAATAATATCTGAATATATGTCACTGGGTTTTCCGGCTCTTATTTTCTCCAAAGATGCAACAATAGCAGAGGAATTTTTAGTTTATGCTAAAAAATATAATAAAAATATATTAAAAAGTAAAGAAAAGGCTTCAGTTACTATCAGAAAACTAAAATTTTTTCTATCTAAGACACTTTCAGTAGAAGAAGTTTATGCTGATTACTCACTATTTGAAATTCACGGTGTTGGAGTACTAATAACCGGGGATTTGGATACAAGAAAAGATATAATGGTAGAACTTGTAGAACATGGACATAGAATGATAACAGATAAAAATGTCGTTATAAGAAAAACTGGGGAGAGAGAGCTTTTAGGATTTAATCAAAAAAAGAGGGATAGAAGTGATCATTTCTTACTGGAAGACATTAGAGGAAATTATATAGATGTAACTAATCATTTTGGAGTAAAAGCAACTAGAAAAGAAAAACTAATAAATATTTTAGTCGTTTTAGAGAAATGGGATGAAAAAAAGTTTTACGATCGTTTAGGTATAGATGAAGAATATGAGTATTTTGTTGGAGAGAAAATAAGAAAAATAACATTGCCGGTTAGAAAAGGAAGAAATTTAGCAGTTATAATAGAAACAGCTGCATTAAATTACCGTCTTAGAAGAATGGGCTTAAATACACCGCTTTATTTCTTAAAAAAATCTCAAGAGCTTATAAAGGATAGAAAAGAAGGAAAAATTATGACAGGAGAAAAAAAGTTACCTATTGATAAAATTATTAATGAATTTGATTTAGAACTTATTTATGGTGAAGAAAAAGTTGAAAATACCTTCGTAAAATCTACAAATGTATATAGACCTTCTCTTTCTTTAATTGGTTTTTTTGATCTGATAAGTGAAGCAAAGGAAATAGGAATACAAGTTTTTTCACCGGTTGAATTTAAATTTTTAGAAAGTTTATCAGAGGAAGAAAAAAGGTGTAATTTAAAAAAATATTTAAGTTATGGTTTCCCAGCAATAGTTCTGACAAGCGACTTCACACCACCTGAATATTTCATGCAGGCAGTAAAAGAAAGCGGACATATCTTAGCAGTAGCTCCATATAAAAAAGCTTCTCAAATAATTGCAAATTTTAATAATTATTTAGATTCATATTTTTCTGAAACAATAAGTATACATGGTGTTTTAGTAGAACTTTTTGGGTTTGGAGTACTACTTACCGGGAGGAGCGGAATAGGAAAAAGTGAAACGGCTCTTGAGTTAATTCATAGAGGGCATAGATTGATTTCTGACGATATTGTCAGATTTTATAAAGATACTCAGGGAGATATAATAGGAAAATCAGCAGACATTCCATTTTTTATGGAAATAAGAGGCTTAGGAATAATTGACATAAAAACTTTATATGGTTTAAGTGCTGTAAGGATAACTAAGCGACTGGATTTGATAATAGAGTTAAAAGGTATAGAGAATACTGATTATATGTCAACACCAACTGAAAATACAACTATAGAGGAAATTTTAGGAACTCCGATAAAAAAGAAAATTTTAGAAGTTTCAAGTGGAAGAAATGCAGCAGCTATGGTTGAAGTTATAGTAATGGACCATATGTCAAAAGTTTTAGGACAAAAATAA
- a CDS encoding DHH family phosphoesterase encodes MKNYENIFFEIKAEIEKAQNIILTAHVNPDGDAVGSSLALLLILKTEYKDKNIRLVLQDKIPDTTKFLKYSEMIEKYKEDEVYQTELLIYMDSATKERTGLIYQKVQTERTICIDHHVSNPEYGDLNCVIRTATSTSEIIFNFIKTCKYKLLKEAADALYLGLINDTGNFSHSNVTKEAFEMAAELLSIGVNSNYIVTNFLNSNSYQALKIVGEALSKFEFFSDKKLSYIYIDSATMDKYNARKEDTEGIVEKILSYNQASVSLFLREETDGKIKGSMRSKYEVDVNKIANLFGGGGHYKAAGFSSSLPATEILKIVLENL; translated from the coding sequence ATGAAAAATTATGAAAATATTTTTTTTGAAATAAAAGCTGAGATAGAAAAGGCACAGAATATAATACTGACAGCTCATGTAAATCCGGATGGGGACGCAGTTGGATCAAGTCTGGCGTTACTTTTAATCTTAAAAACTGAATACAAAGATAAAAATATCAGACTTGTATTACAGGATAAAATACCGGATACAACAAAATTCTTAAAATATTCAGAGATGATAGAAAAGTATAAGGAAGATGAAGTATACCAGACAGAGCTTTTAATTTATATGGATTCAGCAACAAAGGAGAGAACAGGTTTAATTTATCAAAAAGTACAAACTGAAAGAACTATCTGTATAGATCATCATGTAAGTAACCCTGAATATGGAGATCTTAATTGTGTGATTAGAACTGCTACATCTACATCTGAAATAATTTTTAATTTTATAAAAACTTGTAAGTATAAATTATTAAAGGAGGCTGCCGATGCCTTATATCTAGGCTTGATAAATGACACGGGCAATTTTTCACATAGTAATGTCACTAAGGAAGCTTTTGAAATGGCAGCAGAACTTTTAAGTATAGGAGTAAACAGTAATTATATAGTAACAAATTTTTTAAATTCAAATTCATATCAAGCTTTAAAAATAGTTGGAGAGGCGTTGAGCAAATTTGAGTTTTTTTCGGATAAAAAGCTTTCTTATATCTATATTGATAGTGCCACTATGGATAAATATAATGCCAGAAAAGAAGATACAGAAGGAATAGTTGAAAAAATTCTTTCATATAATCAAGCTTCAGTATCCTTATTTTTAAGAGAAGAAACAGATGGTAAAATTAAGGGAAGTATGAGAAGTAAATATGAAGTGGATGTGAATAAGATTGCTAATCTTTTTGGAGGGGGAGGTCATTATAAGGCTGCGGGCTTTTCGAGTTCCCTACCGGCAACAGAGATTTTAAAAATAGTTTTAGAAAACTTATAG
- a CDS encoding cell division protein SepF: MAIENADIVFVKPEKFEDCVKCAGYIKDDKIVCINLSQLDDKDSRRVLDYITGAIYITAAEIVNVGNKIFCSIPNGKTYINDSQRESNYNEEEEIIPSFRR, encoded by the coding sequence ATGGCTATAGAAAATGCAGATATAGTATTTGTGAAACCAGAAAAATTTGAAGATTGTGTAAAGTGTGCCGGATACATAAAAGATGATAAGATAGTTTGCATAAATTTATCTCAGTTAGATGATAAAGATTCGAGAAGAGTTCTTGATTATATAACAGGGGCGATTTACATAACTGCTGCTGAAATTGTAAATGTAGGAAATAAGATTTTTTGCTCAATTCCTAATGGAAAGACATATATAAATGATTCACAAAGAGAAAGTAATTATAATGAGGAAGAAGAGATTATACCTTCTTTTAGAAGATAA